A single genomic interval of Lathyrus oleraceus cultivar Zhongwan6 chromosome 7, CAAS_Psat_ZW6_1.0, whole genome shotgun sequence harbors:
- the LOC127106228 gene encoding putative F-box/FBD/LRR-repeat protein At1g78760 has product MSNLGHEILIPSNNKREMHDSQENRVRLNDLSDCVLLHILSYLNSIQAVQTCILSTRWKHLWKYIPTVKLHYSRNSPTVKRFDIFLSNMLALRDNSIALQALDLDRGLIEPQLLEKILNCVYSHNAHIRQLEISAISQSYPILSCVSSCKALTSLKLSLYNIGNKNYSETLFPKSLNLPLLTSLYLVNFTFCGFENGCVEPFSPFTKLNSLVIRHSKIKKAHILHISNETLVDLAMRYNSFNFVEIQLSTPSLCRFTFPDSLDQKICGTGLSCVKHVNIDAPQNSYLMKHRFVLLGWLRDLASVESLKLTSITLQILSLVPDLLKVKLPSLCNLKSLEVELIPHYNELLIVLMKDDMLKKAIPKSFEEVAKLRKAFKAGLKLPSIPDGIVDFLRQNSPSAQVIITT; this is encoded by the exons ATGTCTAATTTAGGGCATGAGATACTGATTCCATCTAACAACAAGAGAGAAATGCATGATAGTCAAGAAAATAGGGTCAGATTGAATGACTTATCTGACTGTGTTCTACTTCACATTTTGTCATATTTGAATTCCATACAAGCTGTTCAAACATGCATTTTATCCACAAGATGGAAGCATCTTTGGAAATATATTCCTACGGTTAAATTGCATTACTCAAGAAATTCTCCCACTGTGAAGCGATTTGACATATTCCTTTCTAACATGTTGGCACTTCGTGATAACTCAATTGCTCTGCAGGCTCTGGATCTTGATCGCGGCCTTATTGAGCCTCAGCTCCTCGAAAAGATTTTAAACTGTGTTTATTCCCATAATGCCCACATCCGCCAATTAGAAATCAGTGCCATTTCTCAGAGTTATCCCATTCTGAGTTGTGTTTCTTCGTGTAAAGCTCTTACATCTCTTAAGCTCTCACTTTACAATATAGGTAATAAGAATTATTCAGAAACGTTATTTCCAAAATCTTTGAATTTGCCTCTATTGACTAGCTTATATCTAGTAAATTTCACTTTTTGCGGATTTGAAAACGGTTGTGTCGAACCGTTTTCTCCCTTTACCAAGTTGAATAGTTTGGTCATTCGTCATTCTAAGATAAAGAAGGCACATATCCTCCACATATCCAATGAGACACTTGTTGATTTAGCTATGCGTTATAATTCATTCAACTTTGTCGAAATCCAGCTATCTACTCCAAGTCTTTGTAGGTTTACTTTTCCTGATAGTCTTGATCAGAAAATATGTGGAACTGGTCTTTCTTGTGTTAAACACGTAAATATCGATGCACCACAGAATTCATATTTGATGAAGCATCGGTTTGTTCTATTAGGCTGGCTGCGGGACCTTGCCAGTGTAGAATCATTGAAACTAACTTCAATTACTCTCCAG ATTCTCTCCTTAGTCCCTGATTTATTGAAAGTTAAGCTCCCTTCTTTGTGTAACTTGAAGTCATTGGAGGTAGAACTGATACCTCATTATAATGAACTATTAATAGTATTAATGAAAGATGATATGTTAAAGAAAGCTATTCCCAAGTCATTTGAAGAAGTTGCTAAATTAAGAAAGGCATTTAAAGCAGGTTTGAAACTACCTTCTATACCTGATGGAATAGTTGACTTCTTGCGACAAAACTCTCCGTCGGCACAAGTTATCATCACAACATAG